The Clostridium sp. AWRP genome has a window encoding:
- the gcvH gene encoding glycine cleavage system protein GcvH, which produces MNFPKELKYSKEHTWAKIEGDTALIGISDFAQDQLGEILFVEMPDVGDEITQGVSLGVVESSKKASDVISPLSGEVLEINEKLDDEPEYINENAYDAWIVKIKVKDSGEVKNLVDASEYEAGLK; this is translated from the coding sequence ATGAATTTTCCAAAAGAATTAAAGTATAGTAAAGAACACACATGGGCAAAGATTGAAGGAGACACAGCACTTATAGGCATAAGTGATTTTGCACAGGATCAACTTGGAGAGATATTATTTGTAGAAATGCCAGATGTAGGAGATGAAATTACTCAAGGAGTTTCTCTTGGAGTTGTTGAATCATCTAAAAAGGCTTCAGATGTAATATCTCCATTATCTGGAGAAGTGCTCGAAATTAACGAAAAACTTGATGATGAACCAGAATATATAAATGAGAATGCTTATGATGCATGGATAGTAAAAATAAAAGTAAAAGATAGTGGAGAAGTTAAAAACTTAGTAGATGCTTCTGAATACGAAGCAGGTTTGAAATAA